The stretch of DNA CTGCCGGGAAGGCTTCTAAAACATCATCGTGCCACAGGGTTAAGTATTTGAGGATGGCTGCCATGGGTCGCTTGGCTTTTTGCGCAGCCCCAGATTTAGCCTTGCCTACAACGCCTTCGGGTGTGGCTGCAATTTCAATTGCAAAGTGACCTTCACCTTCAGACCAGCGGCTCGGTCGACCAAAGGGATCGACGGATTTGTCGAAATGACCTTCTGGCAGGTAGCTGATGCCCTCGGTGTCCACGGCATAGTCCATATCGACCATTTCGGGGTGCAGCAGCAGGCTCAACGATGTTTCTGATTCGTCAGCATGGACAAAGTTTGTACCCATGGTGCCGCCGCGATCATCAGAGCGGAAAAATTCACGCACGCCACGGTGCCAGTCGATTACACGGAAGATGCCCGGCAACTGGTAGCGTTTTTGGAATTCCTGCACGGCGGATTCAAGCATCCATAGCTGTCCATGGTTATTGACGATTAACTGTTTTCGAAAACCATCATTCCACAAGCCCAACATGACATCGATCATCATCTCGCGCACCACGTGTTCCCGTACGATGACCGTGCCGGGCATGCCCATATGGTGGTAGGGATGTCCGCCATAGTTGAGCGGCGGCAAAGCCAGGTTGACCGGGGCGCCGCGTTTGGCGGTGAAGCGGCGTACGCCTTCGCAGATGGCGCTGACGTACAGGGTGTCAGCTGCGCTGGGCAGATGCTGTCCGTGCAGCTCGGTGCAACCAACAGGAATGAAAACAATGTCATTTTTCTTGCGGTTGGCTTCCACCTGCCAGCGGGTGGTGGTTTGAATATACGAGCCAGGTTTTGCCCACTCTACGGGAGATGGGATGCCGTAATCCTCCAAAATTGCGTCGATTTCGGCATCACTGGCTTCCCAAACCGATTTTTTCAAGCGCCCGACAGGATTGTCTTCAAAAAACAGGTCAGGTTCGCTGG from Brevefilum fermentans encodes:
- the iolN gene encoding 3-dehydro-scyllo-inosose hydrolase, which gives rise to MPDKPIPQGLLPTSEPDLFFEDNPVGRLKKSVWEASDAEIDAILEDYGIPSPVEWAKPGSYIQTTTRWQVEANRKKNDIVFIPVGCTELHGQHLPSAADTLYVSAICEGVRRFTAKRGAPVNLALPPLNYGGHPYHHMGMPGTVIVREHVVREMMIDVMLGLWNDGFRKQLIVNNHGQLWMLESAVQEFQKRYQLPGIFRVIDWHRGVREFFRSDDRGGTMGTNFVHADESETSLSLLLHPEMVDMDYAVDTEGISYLPEGHFDKSVDPFGRPSRWSEGEGHFAIEIAATPEGVVGKAKSGAAQKAKRPMAAILKYLTLWHDDVLEAFPAGEVPPVEKVTLRTEKDMEPYLREPLSEGWKTVYGIPRIGQGTEV